A segment of the Scophthalmus maximus strain ysfricsl-2021 chromosome 11, ASM2237912v1, whole genome shotgun sequence genome:
GCCATGAAGCGCGTCTCTGGGAAGGAGAAAGAGTTGAAGTTTCTGTACGCATTCAGGTGGCTATTGGGCGCCGGGTCCACGTACACCACGTGGAAGCGCGGCTGGTAGCGATGCATGGAGTTCAATATCATCTGTCGACGAGGAAGCGGgtagaaaacacacaatgtcaATTTTATTCTCTATATTATTTCacgatgaaatgaaaatcaaaacaatgcaTCTTATTTCTTAGCCTCTATAGGACccgttttattttcattcttttgctCTTTAAAGCATGCAGATGTCGCATTAAAAGACATTGACTGACATGTCCGTTGTCATCCAGCAAGTTGTTGGTGAGTTTGAGGGTATCGAAGGACACGGTCTGCTTCATCCACTGGGCTCCGCGGGCAGGTGAGTCCGGGTGGAAGTGCATCCTGCTCGGGGGCGCAACATCCGCTCGTCCTGCCACCAACCAGGATGAGCTGTGGAAGGCATATCTGACACagacgaggacacacacacacacacacaaacaaaaacacactttgaagACTTTTAAACCAATATGAAGATGAATCCTCTTAAGTGGGAAATCCTGGGCTTAATACACTTAAACCATTTGCTGGCAGTAAACACTGCACGccttctccgtgtgtgtgtgtgtgtctaacctgtatcttttatcatcaacagggaTGAAGTCCATAAGCAAGACATACTCAGCAGTCGGCTCCATCCCAGAGATCCGCACCTGGAATGTCGGGAACATCCGTCTGCAGCACATGAATTCACACAAATGACAATAATGGAGCAAATGACACAGGTAAAAAGAAGgtgaataaaaaatagaaaaagacaaGATAATAGATATTTCCaatatgtgttgttgttattctcaCCTTCCAGCTTTGGTGACAATCATCTCTGTGCCCAGTTGGTCGAATTGCTGCCAAAGCACATGCATCTCCAGCTGAACACTGACCCCGCCGACCTGAGGCGCCTTGATGCTCAACAGTGACCCCCCGTCTGCACAGCAGGGTAGAGCCAGTTCACAGCTCTGAGGCAGCAGATGacctgaggagaggaaaagcCGCGATGTGTTGACTTTGGGATCACAGGTACATTTATATCGTCGAGTGTATGTTCTCCACAGAGCTCACAGAGTGTTGTGCCGCATCACTTACCGTCCATAGCCTCACGGTCTCCAAGTAAATTGGTATGAATGACCGGCTTTTTCAAAATATTGTCTCTGTTCCTCCCCGTCCAAACACGAGTAGCAACTCCTGTCATTAAATCACGACCAGTGCTGagtcaaaaaccaaaaaactataTGCAACATAAAAAGCGAAGTCAAGAGTTTTTCTCAGTCTTCTTCCTGGAGGATCCACCGCAAGCCACCGGGGTAGATGTGCACCCGAGCATCATGCCTGAGGAGTGTGCTGCTGTGTCCAGGAACAAGCTGGTTTTTATACACCGTGGGTCTCTCACTGGGGACCTCCACGCTGGGCCTCATCCATTACAATACTCATAGAGCCTCTGACATGCACTGATCACAGCTGCCCGTGCATGCAAGCATGTGGTCCCAAGAATTGtgtacgcacaaacacacacacacacacacacacacacacacacacaaccttgttgtagcttcttcttcttgtgctgCCCATTGTTTCATATAGCCTAAAGCCTCACGTCCAACTTGTTTTGACCGATCGGCCGCATCATTAATAACGTCGCTATCAGCCCCGGTGTTACTGGGTGTGGACAGACGGAGACGGCAACAAACTGCTTTTATTATTCATAGCCTAATTTCTAGGAACACGGTTTCAACACCAAActaattagagagagagagagagagagagagaacgagctCCCCAAAactataatattattatttattataatatttctggttttattaaatgacaatattatagcaatttttataaaatattatatatcaaaCTATGTCATGGATACAATGATTCAGCGCtggtatattatattatattatacttttCTTAAGATAGTGTTTTTGTCtctagcagtgtgtgtgtgtgtgtgtgtgtgtgtgtgtgtgtgtgtgtgtgtatgtgcacgtgtcaagtgtgtgttcatctgaCAAAAAGTCATGATACTCTACAAAAGACACAAATTATATGATATATGAGCTTGATCAAAGTTGTCTGGTTACATATGTGAGGGGACATGTTTAGTGGTGTGGagtttgtgcagtgtgtgtgtgtgtgtgtgtgtgtgtgtgtgtgtttgtgtgtgtgtgtgtacatcctCATGTGGCTCTATGATGGGACAGTGTTGAAGGGTTCCAGCCTGAGGGATACACAACAGAAAAGAAGGATTTTCAACCCCCAATAAAGCACAACAACAAGACTTGAGTTTGTCAATAGGCCAATTGGCAGCACCCTCCGATCAACTCATTAATCACCGCTTTCAGGACCACGGGCAGATATATCTCATGTATTATTGGACACCTGTCTTAAGTAGAACggattatattaatattcttcTCCTCCAGTGGATGATTGATCAATAATGACCTCTCAAAAtgctgtatgtgtttttaaaaggatattgggataatatttttctttcccttgtcggctttgtaaatattttgtgtaaatAATTTGATGATTTTGGTGTAAATAGGTGTTTATAGATGCTAATGTTGTACAGTAATTACGAGCAGTTGAATAAGGGGGTGGGAATTAATTCATTTtggcttcctcttcctcattttctggacatatatgatttatttattcataaatattgtttatgatactttataaacattttatttttgtttgttttttgtttttgtatgtagtgtcacacttgctttttattttaattagtttgaaagaaagaaagacatgaccccacagagaacaaaaactCTCTAACACAAATGAAGGTCTAGTGTTTCGTGAATATTGTGTTTttagatcaaatcaaaattttttCTAATGTCTGTTTCAGCCGTGAACTGCAGCGTCTCACAGATTGTCATTGACAATCTTCTCAGTCTTCACACACTGGTCATCGAGGATGAAAAGCAAAATGCTTTTAATATGTGTTTATAGGCGTGTGAAAGTGTTCAAGTCGGAGTCAGAGATCAGAGTAGTATAAAGAGTCAGATGTTTATTGAGCTGTATCACGTCAGAGCACAGTTTTCATCAAACAAGCATCGTTACACAGAGGTTCAGGCATTTGTGATCATTCACGTGCAATTCCTACACAATAGGTAAGCAGCTGGCCTCGGCATGTGAAGAGCAaagcatgggtgtgtgtgtgtctgtgtgcgtcttgGCTTGTGTGCATGAAGTGAGGTGTTTGcttgggggagagagagagcaagagtcCTGCCATTTAGTTGCAGTGAAGTGCATTGGTTAGGCACTGGCTTCATTTTGGGGTGGGGGATCTGTGTGAAGAAAGAaggaacggagagagagagaggcggaatGGATCTTGGGACAGGCAGGGAGGTGAGGTTAGTTACAGGAACAGGACGGCGAGAATTTAGCTCTTGTTGAAGAGAGCTGATACGGCCTCGAAGATAGAGGTGAGCTGAACCTTGATATCCTCAGCCATGGGTGTGACCTTGTCCTTCAGGGCCTGGATGTCCTCGGGGCTGATGGACTGTGCCTGGCCGTAGgccttcttcagctgctccttgTATTCATCGACGTAAGGGCTGACGATCTGCCTCAGGCTGTCCAGGCGTTCAGTGAGCTTTGAGCGCACAGATTCCACCATGGGCATCAGGACGGCCTTGGTCTCTTCCACGTTGGTTGCCACCTTGGCGCGCATCTGCTCCACAATGGGCTCCAGCCTGATCTTCAGTGCCTCCATTTCAGTTGTGTGCTTTTCGAAGTACTCTTTGATGATGGGTTCCAACTGGAGACGGTAGTCGGCGATGTGATTTTCGAGGACTTCCTTCAGTTCCAGGCGCTTGGGCTCTAGTTCAGCCTTCAGGGTGTTGATATCATTAATGACAGAGGCCTGGAAATCAGCGGTGGCATCGACGATGGTGCTGACAACGCTGTCAGTGACGGGGGACACGGCACCCTGCAGAACCTTGATCTGTGCGTGCAGGTCATCCAGGCGCAGAGACATGGATTCCCTGCGAGAgagcagaggtgagagagagaagtaaaACACCAATTAATAATTTATGACTAGAGAACTATAGAATGAGGCAGAAAGTTGAATGAAACGGGGATTGGGCACATATCAGTCAAAGAGGGTGGGgctgactgaggaggagagtgacacATTGCCTTACTTGAGGGTCTTGTACTCGGTGTCATCAAGCTGGTCCAGCGCTTTTTTGGCACTTTCCTTCACTTGAGTCAGATATAAATCCATAACAACACGCGCATGCTCCAGCTGGGATGGTGCATCGGCCTGCAGGGAGGCGGCCTGGGAGCCTGCGGGAGAAGGACGGagggataaagagagagaggggggaagctTAGAAAACAAGGTATttcaacagaaatagaaaatatggTCGTAGTGTTTTAACAACTTCAAATGTCTCACTATCGACTCAACAGTACATGCtggtttaaatatttcacttgaGTAAGAAACAGCACGTGGAGTACTCACCGACGGCCAGCAGGAGGGCGAGCGTGAGAGCCACAAATTTCATGGTGGTGGTCTGGAGTGGAGAAAAGAGCCTGCTGATTATTCGGTGAACACGTTGCGCTCATATTCTTATAGTTCAGCCCGCCCTCAGAATAAGGGCGTTTTATGTAAGGagtttgaaataacaaaaagaagTTTAAATGACAGAagtttataattttaaaaaatggaaaccCACTGATCCAAAAAGAAGTCCTGGACCTACGGCAGCGAAGGCCAGATAAGTAGACTCGAGAGTTAGAGGGTCTTAACGCACCGTTAAAGCTACACACCCGTGCCTGAATTGACCCGGATGACTTCACACTAAACATATGGCCTATCCATTAAGAGATCGTGTAATCTGGCTAGATTAGTCGAATCAGGCCGATTAGCCCTAAACTGCTATGTAATCCCGATCCGGGCTTTTAAAGTATAAGAAGCAGCCATAGAATTAGCAAAGCAGCTCTGTGGACTCAAAGACAATCTCAATCCAGTGGCATTGGAGTTTAGAGACAGAGTTTTTCCATCTC
Coding sequences within it:
- the LOC118299555 gene encoding T-box transcription factor TBX1-A; amino-acid sequence: MRPSVEVPSERPTVYKNQLVPGHSSTLLRHDARVHIYPGGLRTYTRRYKCTCDPKVNTSRLFLSSGHLLPQSCELALPCCADGGSLLSIKAPQVGGVSVQLEMHVLWQQFDQLGTEMIVTKAGRRMFPTFQVRISGMEPTAEYVLLMDFIPVDDKRYRYAFHSSSWLVAGRADVAPPSRMHFHPDSPARGAQWMKQTVSFDTLKLTNNLLDDNGHMILNSMHRYQPRFHVVYVDPAPNSHLNAYRNFNSFSFPETRFMAVTAYQNHRITQLKIASNPFAKGFRTTDGQDWMGNSRPPAAWCPPEGRTEPLTTKPGDQRSWGSKTSTRPEETALFLSERCGPFHHSKDSAEFPVEGRDGDNFPSPASSFFPLPSYCDCAGSSQSRDNLL
- the LOC118299060 gene encoding apolipoprotein A-I isoform X2, encoding MKFVALTLALLLAVGSQAASLQADAPSQLEHARVVMDLYLTQVKESAKKALDQLDDTEYKTLKESMSLRLDDLHAQIKVLQGAVSPVTDSVVSTIVDATADFQASVINDINTLKAELEPKRLELKEVLENHIADYRLQLEPIIKEYFEKHTTEMEALKIRLEPIVEQMRAKVATNVEETKAVLMPMVESVRSKLTERLDSLRQIVSPYVDEYKEQLKKAYGQAQSISPEDIQALKDKVTPMAEDIKVQLTSIFEAVSALFNKS
- the LOC118299060 gene encoding apolipoprotein A-I isoform X1, which gives rise to MAGGVRSTSTETLSPHTSTPPTHPLPPHWTHPSPGHYKNSPVAGVVQSRCQLHQTTTMKFVALTLALLLAVGSQAASLQADAPSQLEHARVVMDLYLTQVKESAKKALDQLDDTEYKTLKESMSLRLDDLHAQIKVLQGAVSPVTDSVVSTIVDATADFQASVINDINTLKAELEPKRLELKEVLENHIADYRLQLEPIIKEYFEKHTTEMEALKIRLEPIVEQMRAKVATNVEETKAVLMPMVESVRSKLTERLDSLRQIVSPYVDEYKEQLKKAYGQAQSISPEDIQALKDKVTPMAEDIKVQLTSIFEAVSALFNKS